The genomic stretch taaaGGAATATACGCAAATTTaaaaaatagtttgaggaaaaattgggtatcaacaccaggttgacccagaagggtgctccattcaggtggacgtaggagtgtgaggagagctttcaaaagctcaagacagccttgactacggctccagtattggtattgcctacaggtttggggtcttatattgTATATTGTGATAGGCCATGGATTGGTCTCAGCGCAACTGAAGGCGCATGAGAAAAACTatcatgtccacgaccttgagttagcagctatttttcatgccttgaagatttagcggaactatttgtatggtgtccctttgtgagatctacaccgatcatcggagtttgcagtatttgttcaaacagaaggatgtTAACTTGCATCagtggaggtggttagagctgcttaaagattatgatatcactattttataccatcccaggaaggctaatgtggtggtcgatgccttgagtcgcagaGAGGAGAGTTTGGGGAGATTAGCATATCTACTAGTAGCAAAGAGGCCAttggcattggatgttcaggacttggccaacaagtttgttagattaGATATTTTTGAGCCGAGCCGAGTTTTGGCTTGTATGGTTTATCAGTCCTCTCTTTATGATCATAtaagggagcgtcagtatgatgacccctatctacttgtccttaaggacacgtttcaacacggtgatgctaaggaggccactattggagatgatggtgcattgaggatgcagggcaggctatgtgtgccAAATGTAGATGGtttacgtgagttgattctttagGAGGCTCACAGTTCGCGATACTTCATTcacccgggtgccgcgaagatgtatcaggatctgaggtagcattattggtggaggagaatgaagaaggacatagtagaGTATGTAGCTCGCTATCTAAATTGCCAGCAgttgaagtatgagcatcagcggccaggtggattgctttagaagctagagattccggagtggaaatagGAGCAGATCACTATGAATTTCGTTGTTGGGCTTCCACGGACTCAGTGGAAGTTTGATatagtttgggtgattgtggataggctgaccaagtccgctcatctcattcctgtgatgactacttattcctccgagcagctggctcgagtttatatctgTGAGATTGTCAGACTTCATTGCGTGATGGTATCTATCATCCCTGACCAAGGTACACTatttacatcacggttctagagggctGTCGGGTTGaattgagcacatcatttcaccctcagatgaacggacagtctgaacgcactattcagatattggaggatatgctccgtacaTGTGTGATAGagtttgggggttcttgggattagttctttccACTTGcgtagtttgcctacaacaacagttatcaactGAGCATTCAgttggcaccatatgaggctttttaTGGTAGGTAGTAtcggtctccagtgggttggattgagccgggcgaggctaggctattgggtacagacttggttcaggatgctttggaaaaggttaaggtgatacAGGATCGGCTTCCTACAGCCCAatctagacaaaagagttatgcggatcggaaggttcgcgatgttgcATTGATGGTTGGGGAGTGGatcttgcttcgggtttcgcccatgaagggtgtcatgaggTTCGGTAATAAGGGTAAGCTGAGCCTAAGGTTTATTGGCCGGTTCGAGGTGTTGCGGCGAGTTGGGGagattgcttatgagcttgccttgcctccCAGCCTAGCAGGAGTTCATCCAATGTTTCtcgtttctatgctccagaagtatcacgacgatctgTATCATGggttggatttcagctcagttcagttggacaaggatttatcttatgttgaggagccggtggctattttggacaggcaggtttgatagttgaggtcaaagaacattttctttagtgaaggttcagtggaggggtcagtcGACTAAGGAGGCGAGTTGGGAGACCGAGCGTGATATGCGCAACCGCTATCCTCATCTTTTCATTACTTCAGGTATGTatctatgctcgtttgaggatgAATGATTATTTTAAAAGGTGGAGGATATAATGaaccggccggtcattttgagattaTTAGCAtcgatcccctatttactgcATCCTCTATTTCATTttatgcttatgtgacttgccgggagattttgtttttggtttcgcagtgaaatgggacacttagtccctaaaatggaagcttaagttctaggaatttgaccgtagttggaattgTGTGAAGAAGACTTCAAAATGgagtttcgttagctccgttagcttcgttgggtaatttttgacttaggagcgtgtctggattgtgatttggaggtccatagttgaATTacgcttgaaatggcgaaagttgaatttttggaaaatttgaccgggagtggacttttgtATAATTGGGTCAgattccgatttcggaagttggagtaggtctgtaatttTAAATGTGactttgtgcaaaatttgaggtcaatcggacgtgatttgataggtttcagcattggTGGTAGaagtgatttgaaggctcgactaagttctagtgttgaggtgcgattcgtgtttctagcattgtttgatgtgatttgaaggctcgactaagttcgtataatGTGTTAGGACTTTTTGAtaagtttggttgaggtctcaagggcctcgggtgagtttcggatggttaacggaccAATTTTGGACTTGGAAGACTGCTGAAGAAAATCTAGTGCCAATTCTGATTCCTAATACGCGGTCGCGTGGGAAGGTCTGTGATCACGTAGGCTAGTTGGAGCAGTTGTGTCTTTTGTTCAGTGTGATCGCCAGCAAGGGTATGCAATCGTCTAGGTTGGGGAGAGCAGTGCAACGGGAACGCGTGGGCTAGatcacattcgcgaagaagacGTGAGGCGACAGTGGAGTCACGTTTCTGTTCTGTGTGGTAGCATGAGGAAGGATGCGATCGCATGGTTATAAGGAATTAGTGGTACGCGATCGCTAGTGTTGTGAAGCATTTGCATGGTATGTTTTTTTAAGTTGTTGGAATTTTGTTCCACGCGATCATGTGGGAACTTCCGCGATTGCATGGTAAATTTCTTGGGAAGCCCTCATTAAATTAAAAGCCCTCATTAATTCCTAATACCaattttttaatttcttgttAAAGTCTTTATTTCATTAATTAGAAGTCTAGTATggttatatttatggtatgtaattgTTTTTGGCTCGATTTGGGCCATTCAGAGTCGGAAAGTCGAGGAAAAGGCATTCTTattgattgattgagcttggcttaaggtaagtggcttgtctaaccttgtgtgggggaagtccccttaggatttggtactgttgtgacAACTCTGTGATATGTAAGTtccatgtacgcgaggtgacgagtgcatacacgagctaattgttgaaaatccaatttTTACTGAATAGTAACATGTTATATCCTGACTGAGTTATTCCAGCATGTGCAATTATCTTGTTTAGCCTAATATCgcatgtctacgtgtcttaaaTACCTATTTGACATCTGTACATCATGCTTAGTTGAATTCCTTCTCTTTCTTTGATTGTATATAGTATTAAACTA from Nicotiana sylvestris chromosome 12, ASM39365v2, whole genome shotgun sequence encodes the following:
- the LOC138882925 gene encoding uncharacterized protein; protein product: MVSLCEIYTDHRSLQYLFKQKDVNLHQWRWLELLKDYDITILYHPRKANVVVDALSRREESLGRLAYLLVAKRPLALDVQDLANKFVRLDIFEPSRVLACMVYQSSLYDHIRERQYDDPYLLVLKDTFQHGDAKEATIGDDGALRMQGRLCVPNVDGLRELIL